The following coding sequences lie in one Oncorhynchus nerka isolate Pitt River linkage group LG14, Oner_Uvic_2.0, whole genome shotgun sequence genomic window:
- the si:dkey-243k1.3 gene encoding endonuclease domain-containing 1 protein-like, protein MSVPVALCVLLAGTLSLVEGDVLANFEDIPECVEYFYQGKVPGWGAATPGAARLCQRFYNRYHFATLYDTNHRIAVYSAYRFQPSNGGGREKRWFVEPQLVNLTWGAEMKDGYWLGKDHPGVYLGERQALNEDYTHSGFDRGHLNPNGHHAVPSRNATFTLTNVVPQNPKLNQNAWARHESQLTDLFKAQCAQAYVLVGAIPSTDNWIVKDNVRRVNIPEYIWNAYCCVDNNGEPVRSGGATALNTEQNRVDQRSLLELNGFLQQYSNAPVGELFHNNCQAVPEE, encoded by the exons ATGTCGGTCCCGGTAGCCCTGTGTGTTCTCCTGGCTGGAACCCTGTCCCTCGTTGAGGGGGACGTGCTGGCCAACTTCGAAGACATCCCGGAGTGTGTTGAGTATTTCTACCAGGGGAAGGTACCGGGCTGGGGGGCTGCCACCCCCGGCGCTGCCCGCCTGTGCCAGCGCTTCTACAACAGGTACCACTTTGCCACGCTGTACGACACCAACCACCGCATTGCTGTGTATTCAGCCTACCGCTTCCAGCCCAGCAACGGAGGAGGCAGGGAGAAGCGCTGGTTTGTGGAGCCACAG CTCGTGAACCTTACGTGGGGTGCAGAGATGAAGGATGGGTACTGGCTGGGGAAAGATCACCCTGGGGTTTACCTGGGCGAGAGACAGGCACTCAATGAGGACTACACCCACTCTGGCTTCGACCGCGGCCATCTCAACCCCAATGGACACCATGCAG TCCCCAGTCGTAACGCCACCTTCACCCTGACCAACGTGGTGCCCCAGAACCCCAAGCTCAACCAGAACGCCTGGGCCCGCCACGAGTCCCAGCTCACCGACCTGTTCAAGGCCCAGTGCGCCCAGGCCTACGTGCTGGTGGGCGCCATCCCCTCCACAGACAACTGGATTGTCAAGGACAACGTCCGACGCGTCAACATCCCCGAGTACATCTGGAACGCCTACTGCTGTGTGGACAACAACGGTGAGCCTGTCCGTAGCGGTGGTGCCACCGCCCTCAACACCGAGCAGAACCGAGTGGACCAGCGCTCGCTGCTGGAGCTGAACGGTTTCCTGCAGCAGTACTCCAACGCGCCAGTAGGGGAGTTGTTTCACAACAACTGCCAGGCAGTGCCCGAGGAGTAG